From one Neofelis nebulosa isolate mNeoNeb1 chromosome 4, mNeoNeb1.pri, whole genome shotgun sequence genomic stretch:
- the LOC131511035 gene encoding transport and Golgi organization protein 1 homolog isoform X1, with protein sequence MGRLLKIIPNIGPYLTKATITHRQQNGQRQEQLQQTELTFRHQIAVHENNAQDNWIKPRIWEREMAEQSREVARLKHRLDGMEGKWLLEGYRRRRPMPGSPETQNP encoded by the exons ATGGGCAGATTATTGAAAATCATACCCAATATTGGGCCTTATCTGACAAAAGCAACTATAACTCACAGgcaacaaaatggacaaagacaAGAACAGCTGCAGCAGACAGAACTCACCTTCAGACACCAG ATCGCAGTTCATGAGAATAATGCTCAGGACAACTGG ATCAAGCCTCGGAtctgggagagggaaatggcagagCAGAGCCGGGAGGTCGCCCGCTTGAAACACAG actggATGGGATGGAAGGAAAGTGGCTGCTTGAGGGATACAGGAGGCGGAGACCAATGCCTGGAAGTCCAGAGACGCAGAACCCTTGA
- the LOC131511035 gene encoding transport and Golgi organization protein 1 homolog isoform X2: MKEINKYKQQNGQRQEQLQQTELTFRHQIAVHENNAQDNWIKPRIWEREMAEQSREVARLKHRLDGMEGKWLLEGYRRRRPMPGSPETQNP; encoded by the exons atgaaagaaataaacaagtacaa gcaacaaaatggacaaagacaAGAACAGCTGCAGCAGACAGAACTCACCTTCAGACACCAG ATCGCAGTTCATGAGAATAATGCTCAGGACAACTGG ATCAAGCCTCGGAtctgggagagggaaatggcagagCAGAGCCGGGAGGTCGCCCGCTTGAAACACAG actggATGGGATGGAAGGAAAGTGGCTGCTTGAGGGATACAGGAGGCGGAGACCAATGCCTGGAAGTCCAGAGACGCAGAACCCTTGA
- the LOC131511035 gene encoding transport and Golgi organization protein 1 homolog isoform X3 — protein MNWRQRRISWQLQGKCENSYERNKQVQIAVHENNAQDNWIKPRIWEREMAEQSREVARLKHRLDGMEGKWLLEGYRRRRPMPGSPETQNP, from the exons ATGAACTGGCggcaaagaagaatcagctggcagctgcagggaaaatgtgaaaatagctatgaaagaaataaacaagtacaa ATCGCAGTTCATGAGAATAATGCTCAGGACAACTGG ATCAAGCCTCGGAtctgggagagggaaatggcagagCAGAGCCGGGAGGTCGCCCGCTTGAAACACAG actggATGGGATGGAAGGAAAGTGGCTGCTTGAGGGATACAGGAGGCGGAGACCAATGCCTGGAAGTCCAGAGACGCAGAACCCTTGA